Proteins co-encoded in one Anolis carolinensis isolate JA03-04 unplaced genomic scaffold, rAnoCar3.1.pri scaffold_9, whole genome shotgun sequence genomic window:
- the pdcd5 gene encoding programmed cell death protein 5 — protein sequence MADEELEALRKQRMAELQAKHGDPSSEIAQQESKQREAEMRNTILAQVLDQAARARLSNLALVKPEKAKAVENYLIQMARFGQLGGKVSEQGLIEILEKVSQQTEKKTTVKFNRRKVLDSDEED from the exons ATGGCGGACGAAGAGCTGGAAGCGCTGCGGAAGCAAAGGATGGCCGAGCTGCAGGCCAAGCACGGG GATCCTTCCAGTGAGATTGCACAGCAAGAATCAAAACAGAG GGAGGCAGAAATGAGAAATACTATTTTAGCTCAAGTTTTGGATCAAGCAGCTCGTGCCAGAT TAAGTAATTTAGCTCTCGTAAAGCCAGAAAAGGCCAAAGCCGTTGAAAACTATCTTATACAGATGGCAAGATTTGGGCAGTTAGGTGGGAAG GTTTCAGAACAAGGGCTGATAGAAATACTTGAAAAAGTGAGTCAGCAAACTGAGAAGAAAACAACAGTAAAG TTCAACAGAAGAAAAGTATTGGATTCGGATGAGGAAGATTAA